The Corallococcus soli DNA window CGGGGACACGCCCTTGAAGTCACGCACGCGCGGGAGCGCGACGGAGATCAGACGGTCCATGAACTCGAACATGCGGTCGCCGCGCAGCGTGACGGCGGCACCGATGGCCTGGCCCTGGCGCAGCTTGAAGTTCGCGATGGACTTGCGCGCACGCGTCACGACCGGCTTCTGACCAGTGATAGCGGCCAGCTGGTCCACCGCCGACTCCAGGATCTTGTTGTTGGCGAGCGCCTCGCCCAGACCCATGTTGACGACGATCTTCTCCAGCCGCGGCACTTCCATGGGGTTGTTGAGCCCCAGCTCCTTCATGAGCGACGGAACGCCTTCCTTGCGGAAGCGATCCTTCAGACGCGCC harbors:
- the rplE gene encoding 50S ribosomal protein L5 — its product is MADEKKAEPKDKKEKKRGRKEEAKKVGFAANIEEGLKARSARLKDRFRKEGVPSLMKELGLNNPMEVPRLEKIVVNMGLGEALANNKILESAVDQLAAITGQKPVVTRARKSIANFKLRQGQAIGAAVTLRGDRMFEFMDRLISVALPRVRDFKGVSPKAFDGKGNYTLGVREQIIFPEINYDQIEKVKGLNISFVTTAPNDEQGLALMRHFGMPFRQ